One segment of Thermosynechococcus sp. HN-54 DNA contains the following:
- a CDS encoding peroxiredoxin, whose product MFLRSLLVALLSLILFLGSSAPSWALGGELPPLNAPAPDFSLPSSVDGQPISLKDYRGKWVVLYFYPKDFTSGCTLEAQRFQRDIEQFHAHNAEVIGVSADSVDSHEDFCDSEGLTFPLLSDLDGRVSKAYGSWLGFVSLRHSFIIDPEGILRERFVKVNPAIHSQEQKC is encoded by the coding sequence ATGTTCTTGCGCTCCCTACTTGTTGCCCTTTTGAGTTTGATTCTGTTTCTGGGTTCATCAGCTCCCAGTTGGGCGCTTGGAGGTGAATTGCCGCCCCTCAATGCCCCAGCACCCGACTTTTCCCTCCCCAGCAGCGTGGATGGTCAGCCCATTTCCCTCAAGGATTATCGCGGCAAGTGGGTGGTGCTGTACTTTTACCCCAAGGACTTTACCTCTGGCTGTACCCTCGAAGCCCAACGCTTTCAGCGGGATATTGAGCAGTTCCATGCTCACAATGCTGAAGTGATTGGCGTCAGTGCCGACTCTGTGGATTCCCATGAAGATTTCTGTGACAGTGAAGGCCTGACATTTCCATTACTGTCTGACCTCGATGGCCGAGTGAGCAAGGCCTATGGCTCTTGGTTGGGGTTTGTCTCACTGCGCCACAGCTTTATCATCGATCCTGAGGGGATATTACGAGAGCGGTTTGTCAAAGTGAATCCCGCGATTCATAGTCAAGAGCAGAAGTGTTGA
- a CDS encoding peroxiredoxin, translating to MALAVGTPAPPFTAKDTHGNTVSLSDFVGKTVVLYFYPKDDTPGCTKEACSFRDNYAAYQGKDIVVLGVSTDDETSHQKFTERFNLPFPLLADVDQSIIKAYDVDGGGYAKRVTYVIDGNGIISHVYTNVKTDTHASDILADLGL from the coding sequence ATGGCTCTAGCCGTTGGTACACCCGCACCGCCCTTTACTGCCAAAGACACCCATGGCAATACCGTTTCTCTCAGCGACTTCGTAGGCAAAACCGTGGTGCTGTACTTCTACCCCAAGGATGACACCCCCGGCTGCACCAAAGAGGCCTGTAGCTTCCGTGACAACTATGCCGCCTATCAGGGCAAAGATATTGTCGTTTTGGGCGTAAGCACCGATGACGAAACCTCGCACCAAAAGTTCACCGAGAGATTCAACCTCCCCTTCCCCTTACTGGCAGATGTCGATCAATCCATCATCAAAGCCTATGACGTGGATGGGGGCGGCTATGCCAAGCGAGTTACCTATGTGATTGACGGCAATGGCATCATTTCCCATGTTTATACCAACGTGAAAACCGACACCCACGCCAGCGACATTTTGGCGGATCTGGGTCTGTAG
- a CDS encoding glycosyltransferase family 2 protein: MRISIAMATYNGEKYLQEQLDSFLKQTCLPDELIVSDDCSNDNTVQILKNFTNYAPFEVKIYKNERNLGYAANFENALKQTSGNIIFLSDQDDVWFPNKIEYVIKIAQQNDQYLLYTNDAEICLADGTSTGLTKLGQTLSLGLSEKDFTAGCCMAIRKELKDIALPIPTKFYGHDHWLDKLSNILEAKKVIPSVLQLYRRHGENTSSWIVSCTKKQTLVDLIIYKLTYNGNPSLELDQLNSEIDALSAIINSPLITDSMREKINREIHECKVKELIRKKRLKIQAMPHIHRIRYVLRLLLLGDYKYYSGWQSAIKDLVSKSRSLGQPRKN; this comes from the coding sequence ATGCGCATCTCAATTGCAATGGCAACCTACAATGGTGAGAAGTATCTTCAAGAGCAGCTAGATAGTTTCTTGAAGCAGACTTGCTTACCGGATGAATTGATTGTCTCAGACGACTGCTCAAATGATAACACAGTGCAAATCCTAAAGAACTTTACCAATTATGCACCATTTGAAGTAAAGATCTATAAAAATGAGAGAAACTTGGGCTATGCGGCGAACTTTGAGAATGCCCTAAAACAAACGTCTGGGAACATTATATTCCTCAGCGATCAAGATGATGTATGGTTTCCAAACAAAATAGAATATGTTATTAAGATTGCTCAACAAAATGATCAATATCTTCTTTACACAAATGATGCTGAAATTTGCTTAGCTGATGGAACTTCTACAGGCTTAACTAAATTAGGGCAAACATTATCATTAGGTCTATCAGAAAAAGATTTTACAGCAGGTTGCTGCATGGCTATTAGAAAGGAATTAAAGGACATTGCATTGCCAATACCCACAAAATTTTATGGTCATGATCATTGGTTAGATAAGTTGTCTAATATACTAGAGGCTAAAAAAGTTATTCCTTCCGTTCTGCAACTCTATAGGCGACATGGTGAAAATACCTCTAGTTGGATTGTGAGTTGCACGAAAAAGCAGACACTTGTTGACTTAATTATTTATAAACTGACATACAATGGCAATCCAAGCCTAGAGCTTGATCAACTCAATAGTGAGATAGATGCCTTAAGTGCAATCATAAACTCTCCATTAATTACTGACTCCATGAGAGAGAAAATTAATCGAGAAATACATGAATGTAAAGTAAAGGAGTTAATAAGAAAGAAAAGATTGAAAATTCAAGCAATGCCCCATATTCATAGGATAAGATATGTCCTAAGATTACTTTTGTTAGGAGATTATAAATATTACTCAGGCTGGCAAAGCGCTATCAAGGATTTAGTTTCTAAATCTAGGAGTCTAGGGCAACCAAGAAAAAACTAG
- a CDS encoding UPF0182 family protein yields the protein MPSLSVVQFMPRWLRWLSGLVLAIALGVGLCRLIAESLWFEQLGYLAVVWQRWSVQALLFIVITGLSGLFYGWQQHWLRRQRTVTFDPTLTAQSTYRGLGLWRLLLCASGLIWLLIVATYHIGAIALQLWQQRSEITFNSPLLPQLSVWRVAELSLQMVQNPWLLVPSLAALVLGLWLPLGLFQGIGILLSLAMGAIASLSWSVVLKGLFAASDPHTEPLFHHSISFYLFEIPLWELLRLWLVNLSVVGLGGTALGYLLANESLSHGKFLGFVRSQRRHLQGLSAFVFATVALSFWLERYKLLYSTNGAAFGAGYTDITVRLPLYGWLSASALGVACLLAWSAMRRGGERQRRLGPIAPGLFGFTLGYLILVVVADWLLPMAVEAAIVQPNQLERELPYIQRTITHTREGFDLEKMRVEPFQPENNLNAEIIAANAATTRNIRLWDTRPLLETNRQLQQLRSYYRFPSAFLDRYYLKLDPEQDQSEIRQVLIAAREVDYSAVQRFARSWINEHLVFTHGYGFTMSPVNTAEANGLPKYFVRDIGDTGELLVNPPQIRESIPFFYPRIYYGELTNTYIFAPSNVPELDFPRGAENVYNHYDGTGGVPIASWWRRLVYSVYFGDWQLLLTPNLRPDSRVLFRRLIQDRVRAIAPFLRFDSEPYLVVADPRSEHDIAASPSTAGVSYLYWIIDAYTISRSYPYSDPGEHSFNYIRNSVKVVVDAYNGNVTFYVVEPDDVMIRTWQRVFPTLFHPLSTMPHRLYRHIRYPIDLMQVQSEQLLKYHMTDPVVFYNREDLWQIPKEIYRQKPQAVAPYYLITKLPIGYTEEFILLVPFTPVNRPNLIGWLAARSDGQNYGKLLLYLFPKQELVFGPEQMEARINQDPVISQQISLWNRQGSRSVQGNLLIIPIERSLLYVEPIYLEADQNQLPTLARVIVMDNQRIVMAPTLEEALQQLFPK from the coding sequence ATGCCGTCGCTCTCCGTTGTACAGTTTATGCCCCGTTGGTTGCGCTGGCTCTCTGGCCTCGTGCTGGCGATCGCCCTTGGGGTGGGGCTGTGTCGCCTGATTGCCGAAAGCCTCTGGTTTGAACAACTGGGGTATCTAGCGGTCGTGTGGCAGCGCTGGAGTGTGCAAGCCCTCCTGTTTATCGTGATTACGGGTTTATCGGGACTATTTTATGGCTGGCAACAACACTGGCTGCGGCGTCAACGCACCGTGACCTTCGATCCCACCCTGACAGCACAGAGTACCTATCGCGGACTAGGTCTATGGCGACTTTTGTTGTGTGCCAGCGGTCTCATTTGGCTACTCATCGTGGCAACTTATCACATTGGGGCGATCGCCCTGCAACTGTGGCAACAGCGCTCAGAAATTACGTTTAACAGCCCTCTGCTGCCACAATTGAGTGTTTGGCGGGTGGCGGAGTTATCACTGCAAATGGTGCAGAATCCTTGGCTACTGGTGCCGAGTTTGGCAGCATTGGTACTGGGGCTGTGGTTGCCCCTGGGCCTCTTTCAGGGAATAGGCATTCTTTTAAGCCTCGCCATGGGGGCGATCGCCAGCCTCAGTTGGTCAGTTGTCCTCAAGGGACTGTTTGCCGCCAGTGATCCTCATACCGAACCGCTATTTCACCATTCCATTAGCTTTTACCTCTTTGAAATCCCCCTGTGGGAACTGTTGCGCCTATGGTTGGTGAACCTCAGTGTTGTTGGCTTAGGGGGAACGGCCTTGGGCTATCTCCTTGCCAATGAAAGTCTCAGTCATGGCAAATTCCTCGGCTTTGTGCGATCGCAACGGCGACATTTGCAGGGCTTGAGTGCCTTTGTTTTTGCCACAGTGGCTTTGAGTTTTTGGCTAGAACGCTACAAACTCCTCTACTCCACAAATGGTGCTGCCTTTGGGGCAGGTTATACCGACATCACGGTGCGCCTACCCCTCTATGGTTGGCTCTCAGCCTCCGCTTTAGGAGTGGCTTGTTTGCTTGCTTGGTCAGCCATGCGACGTGGTGGAGAACGACAGCGGCGGCTCGGCCCCATCGCCCCTGGACTGTTTGGTTTTACATTGGGCTATTTGATCTTGGTTGTTGTGGCAGACTGGCTCTTGCCAATGGCAGTTGAAGCAGCTATTGTTCAGCCTAATCAACTGGAACGGGAACTTCCCTACATTCAACGCACCATTACCCATACCCGTGAAGGCTTTGACCTCGAAAAAATGCGGGTGGAACCCTTCCAGCCGGAAAATAACCTTAATGCTGAGATCATTGCCGCCAATGCAGCCACCACTCGCAATATCCGCCTTTGGGACACGCGCCCCCTTCTGGAAACGAACCGCCAACTGCAACAACTGCGCTCCTACTATCGGTTCCCATCCGCGTTTTTGGATCGCTACTATCTGAAACTGGATCCTGAGCAAGACCAATCAGAAATTCGCCAAGTCCTCATTGCTGCCCGCGAAGTGGACTACAGTGCAGTTCAGCGGTTTGCCCGCAGTTGGATTAACGAGCACCTCGTGTTTACCCACGGTTATGGCTTCACGATGAGTCCTGTCAATACGGCTGAAGCCAATGGTTTGCCCAAATACTTCGTTCGCGATATTGGCGACACGGGTGAGCTACTGGTCAATCCCCCGCAAATCCGTGAGAGTATTCCCTTTTTCTACCCGCGAATTTACTACGGTGAACTGACCAATACCTATATCTTTGCCCCCTCCAATGTCCCCGAACTCGATTTTCCCCGTGGTGCTGAAAATGTCTATAACCACTATGATGGTACGGGGGGGGTTCCCATTGCCAGTTGGTGGCGCCGCTTGGTCTATAGTGTTTATTTCGGTGACTGGCAATTGCTGCTGACCCCTAATTTGCGGCCAGACTCACGGGTACTTTTTCGGCGATTGATTCAAGATCGGGTGCGGGCGATCGCCCCTTTTTTACGTTTTGACAGTGAACCCTATCTTGTGGTGGCAGATCCGCGTTCTGAGCACGACATTGCAGCTAGTCCGAGCACTGCGGGGGTCAGCTATCTGTACTGGATCATTGATGCTTATACTATCAGTCGCTCCTATCCCTATAGCGATCCGGGCGAGCACTCATTTAACTACATTCGCAACTCTGTGAAAGTGGTTGTGGATGCCTATAACGGCAACGTCACCTTCTATGTGGTGGAACCCGACGATGTCATGATTCGCACATGGCAGCGGGTTTTTCCAACGCTCTTTCATCCTCTGAGTACCATGCCCCACCGCCTCTACCGCCACATTCGCTATCCCATAGACCTGATGCAAGTGCAGTCGGAGCAACTCCTGAAATACCACATGACAGATCCCGTGGTCTTTTACAACCGCGAAGACCTCTGGCAAATTCCCAAGGAGATTTATCGCCAAAAACCCCAAGCCGTTGCCCCCTACTACTTGATTACCAAACTGCCCATTGGCTACACCGAGGAGTTTATTCTTCTTGTCCCCTTTACACCGGTGAATCGTCCGAACCTGATTGGTTGGCTAGCGGCTCGCTCCGATGGTCAAAACTACGGCAAGCTCCTGCTCTACCTCTTTCCCAAGCAAGAACTGGTCTTTGGCCCCGAACAAATGGAGGCGCGGATCAATCAAGATCCAGTGATTTCGCAACAAATCTCTCTCTGGAATCGCCAAGGGTCACGATCGGTTCAGGGCAATCTCCTCATTATCCCCATCGAGCGATCGCTCCTCTATGTCGAACCCATTTACCTTGAAGCCGATCAAAACCAGCTGCCTACGTTAGCGCGAGTCATTGTCATGGACAATCAGCGAATCGTCATGGCGCCCACCCTAGAGGAAGCCCTGCAACAACTCTTTCCCAAATAG
- a CDS encoding glycosyltransferase family 2 protein gives MDNLPKVSILIPTYNQEQFILEAVYSALSQTYPNLEVIVGDDNSSDKTPFLIRQITDPRLIYIRNQQNLGRVKNYQNLLYNHASGEWVLCLDGDDYLIDDHFVSDAIELIDERVVIIAANIFKLLPSGEKVSYRLPVESEILGQELLKKLPDSRYFFKHAATLYQRKEATLINFYSFDSPSSDWESLYRLAQHGRVRYLKKTVAVWRIHGANASKQLNVYELLENLQIWDRIFNYARDLGFSKWFAVYLCRKCVLRMFNGFLFDLMKNIGDEAAVSFKTLFTLSLKMKEKYPFFWLSWIFYPVLAAQALVLIIGFTVALTLRKSVNTKLL, from the coding sequence ATGGACAATTTGCCTAAAGTTTCCATCTTGATTCCCACTTATAATCAAGAACAATTTATTCTTGAGGCAGTTTATTCAGCCTTAAGTCAAACTTATCCAAATTTAGAGGTTATTGTGGGTGATGATAACTCTTCCGACAAAACTCCCTTTTTAATTCGTCAAATCACTGATCCTCGATTAATTTACATTCGTAATCAGCAAAACCTAGGTCGAGTGAAAAATTATCAGAATCTACTCTATAACCATGCCTCTGGGGAATGGGTTCTCTGCCTTGATGGAGATGACTATTTAATTGATGATCATTTCGTAAGTGATGCTATAGAGCTGATTGATGAACGGGTTGTTATTATTGCGGCAAACATCTTCAAATTGTTGCCCAGCGGAGAGAAAGTCAGTTATCGTTTACCAGTAGAAAGTGAAATTTTAGGGCAGGAGCTACTTAAAAAGCTACCGGATAGCCGTTACTTTTTCAAACATGCAGCAACTCTTTATCAAAGAAAAGAAGCAACCTTAATCAACTTTTACTCTTTTGATAGTCCTAGTTCTGATTGGGAATCTCTCTACCGCTTAGCTCAACATGGCAGGGTTAGGTACCTAAAAAAAACTGTAGCCGTGTGGCGTATTCACGGTGCTAATGCTTCAAAGCAGTTGAATGTATATGAACTTCTTGAAAACCTACAGATTTGGGATCGCATTTTTAATTATGCTAGGGATTTGGGCTTCAGCAAATGGTTCGCTGTCTATCTATGCAGAAAGTGTGTTTTGAGAATGTTCAATGGTTTTTTGTTTGACCTGATGAAAAACATTGGTGATGAAGCTGCCGTTTCTTTCAAGACCCTTTTTACGTTGAGTCTAAAAATGAAGGAAAAATACCCGTTCTTTTGGTTAAGCTGGATTTTTTATCCGGTACTTGCTGCTCAAGCCCTAGTGCTCATCATTGGTTTTACGGTTGCCCTGACCTTAAGAAAGAGTGTGAATACTAAGCTCCTTTAG
- a CDS encoding transposase — protein MASFSVLVKSILKQLSPCDYPVLNSQLFFKIWLTYILDQGLTSMRALFYRLNHSGITVDMSTFSKANKTRTTTLFERIYTHLMSQARKRHRCSSLMLFPIDSTVITLTSKLFWFYKYHQVKLITGFDLTENILGKAVVSFGERHDLSFQDEILEMIPENAVAIMDRGFASWRFLERLSERKCLFVVRIKNNMRMKLNHERYRVVQFFDEHGTEFRIATNLMHLSDEEVSELYRHRWGIENLWKFLKMHLSLDKLITKSLNGVINQIYMVLIGYLILELMEIPEYFGRKLLDKLRYLQLELSRRCSIVHWSFDWQPELLVT, from the coding sequence ATGGCATCTTTTTCAGTTCTTGTCAAGTCTATTCTCAAGCAGCTCAGCCCTTGCGACTACCCCGTCCTCAACTCTCAATTGTTCTTCAAAATCTGGTTGACCTACATTCTCGACCAAGGATTAACCAGCATGAGAGCCTTATTTTATCGCTTGAATCATTCGGGGATTACAGTGGATATGTCCACGTTTTCCAAGGCGAACAAAACTCGAACAACCACCTTATTTGAGAGGATTTACACTCATCTCATGTCTCAAGCTCGCAAGAGACATCGTTGTTCAAGTCTGATGCTGTTTCCTATTGATTCAACCGTCATTACCCTGACGAGTAAGCTCTTTTGGTTCTACAAATACCATCAAGTGAAGTTAATTACAGGATTTGATTTAACAGAGAACATCCTGGGTAAGGCAGTAGTCTCTTTTGGGGAGAGACATGACCTAAGCTTTCAAGACGAGATTTTAGAAATGATCCCTGAGAATGCCGTTGCCATCATGGATAGAGGGTTTGCGAGTTGGAGATTTTTAGAGCGGCTGAGTGAGAGGAAGTGTTTATTTGTTGTGCGTATCAAGAATAACATGAGAATGAAGCTCAATCATGAGAGATACCGAGTGGTTCAATTTTTTGATGAGCATGGAACAGAGTTTCGTATTGCGACGAATCTAATGCATCTAAGTGATGAGGAAGTGAGTGAGCTGTATCGGCATCGGTGGGGGATTGAGAACTTATGGAAGTTTCTAAAGATGCATTTATCATTAGACAAGCTGATTACGAAGAGTTTGAATGGGGTGATAAATCAGATTTATATGGTTTTGATTGGGTACTTAATTTTAGAGCTAATGGAGATACCTGAATACTTTGGCAGGAAGCTATTAGACAAATTGCGATATTTGCAACTGGAACTGAGTCGCCGCTGCTCGATAGTGCATTGGAGCTTTGATTGGCAGCCAGAGCTACTTGTCACTTAG
- a CDS encoding lipopolysaccharide assembly protein LapB, whose protein sequence is MRKKWITLLVLVLGMIPFIAISVMPLLTSTFTAPQATPSPVASPPAGDKVAELQAQEKGYQMVLEREPNNATALEGLVLARLQLIQLGKGEIASVIDPLRRLAAQRPEQTDYAILLVQAQQQTGDREGAAQTFQGVLAKSSGNLNALRGLVDLYLKENRPQAAIGLIEETLQGAEQANKVQPGSVDTTAVQLSLAMSIWLKNATMRR, encoded by the coding sequence ATGCGCAAGAAATGGATCACCCTGTTAGTGTTGGTGCTGGGCATGATTCCTTTCATTGCCATTTCTGTCATGCCTCTGCTCACCAGTACCTTTACGGCACCCCAAGCCACCCCTAGCCCTGTGGCCAGTCCCCCCGCTGGGGATAAAGTTGCAGAACTCCAAGCCCAAGAAAAGGGCTATCAAATGGTGCTGGAGCGTGAACCCAACAATGCCACGGCACTGGAAGGCTTGGTGCTGGCTCGACTGCAATTGATTCAACTGGGCAAAGGGGAAATTGCCAGCGTCATTGATCCCCTGCGACGCTTAGCTGCTCAGCGACCCGAACAAACAGATTACGCGATCTTGCTGGTACAAGCGCAACAACAAACGGGCGATCGCGAGGGGGCTGCCCAAACCTTTCAGGGAGTTCTTGCCAAATCCTCCGGCAACCTCAATGCTCTGCGGGGTCTGGTGGATCTCTACCTCAAGGAAAATCGTCCCCAAGCGGCCATTGGCCTGATTGAAGAGACCCTCCAAGGGGCAGAGCAAGCCAACAAAGTCCAACCGGGGAGCGTGGATACTACGGCTGTGCAGCTCTCCTTGGCGATGTCTATATGGCTCAAAAACGCTACGATGAGGCGCTGA
- a CDS encoding glycosyltransferase — translation MVTNVLYITYDGLLEPLGQSQVLRYLEKLSDSYNIYVLSFEKKNDWQNSTQRQRIQEKVDSHQIHWIPLRYHKSPSALATTYDLLQGTIVSLFIVITKRVKIVHARSYVPSVIALFLRKLLGTKFIFDMRGFWADERVDAGIWPVGSKLYHVAKWFERQFLLNADHIVSLTQAAINEINQFDYLQNFKLNFSCIPTCTDLALFSPQPILDYEGSGDLVNNGLSKLTVGYVGSISGFYLFPEVLKFVELLSLTGQNISKFIIVTRTSYQLVEQTINQNISNLQSFTIKIVSADYFDVPKILRILNLAIFFRKPAYSNLACAPTKLGEFLACGVPCVSNDGVGDMTQIIEQERVGVVLRSFDEAAMYQAIEQILDLLKDEELSQRCRATAMKYFSLEKGVKAYRDIYQKLSSQ, via the coding sequence ATGGTTACTAACGTATTGTATATCACTTATGATGGCTTGCTAGAGCCATTGGGACAGTCCCAAGTACTCCGCTATCTTGAAAAGCTAAGTGATAGCTACAATATTTACGTGCTTAGTTTTGAAAAGAAAAACGATTGGCAAAACTCTACTCAACGGCAGAGAATTCAAGAAAAGGTTGATTCACATCAAATTCATTGGATACCGCTTAGATATCACAAATCGCCTTCTGCTTTAGCAACCACTTATGATTTACTCCAAGGAACCATAGTTAGTCTTTTTATCGTAATTACGAAGCGGGTCAAAATTGTGCATGCCCGTAGCTATGTCCCTTCTGTTATTGCCCTATTCCTTAGGAAGTTGCTAGGAACGAAATTTATCTTTGATATGCGTGGATTTTGGGCTGACGAACGTGTTGATGCAGGAATCTGGCCAGTCGGGAGTAAGCTATATCATGTAGCTAAATGGTTTGAAAGGCAGTTCTTACTCAATGCTGATCATATTGTGTCTTTGACACAAGCTGCTATTAATGAAATCAATCAGTTTGATTATTTGCAAAATTTCAAGCTAAATTTCTCCTGTATTCCAACTTGTACAGATTTAGCTCTTTTTTCACCTCAACCTATCCTTGACTATGAAGGTTCAGGAGATTTAGTTAATAATGGATTGAGTAAATTAACAGTTGGATATGTTGGCTCTATAAGCGGCTTTTACTTATTTCCTGAAGTGCTCAAATTTGTAGAATTATTAAGCCTAACCGGCCAAAATATTTCCAAATTTATAATAGTTACACGAACGAGCTATCAATTGGTTGAACAAACTATTAATCAAAATATTTCTAATTTACAGTCATTTACTATCAAGATTGTTAGTGCTGACTACTTTGATGTTCCAAAGATACTTAGGATACTAAACTTAGCTATCTTTTTTAGAAAGCCCGCCTACTCCAATCTTGCTTGTGCACCGACTAAATTAGGTGAATTTCTCGCTTGTGGTGTTCCGTGTGTATCCAACGATGGCGTTGGTGACATGACGCAGATTATCGAGCAGGAAAGAGTAGGAGTTGTCTTGAGAAGCTTTGATGAAGCTGCTATGTATCAAGCCATTGAGCAAATTCTAGACTTGCTAAAGGATGAAGAATTAAGTCAGCGGTGTCGTGCAACAGCGATGAAATATTTTTCCCTTGAAAAAGGTGTAAAGGCCTATCGCGACATTTACCAGAAACTGTCAAGCCAGTAA
- a CDS encoding glycosyltransferase has translation MSLITLLLPDLRCGGAEQVCIQLAKEFTNKGYSVEFLLCSLRGELLETASSIASVRSLKVSRFREVLLPLSRYISLHQPDVLLASMWPLTCLAPLSKRISQSRTKVIISEHVTLENQYKDWGVLTYTGLGLSTAIGYRLADQCIAVSRGVAQSMSQLAHFPLDRITVIYNSRRTFPEPTESELEQIEQLWNTPRGHRIVTVGTLKEQKNHALLLQAFAQLPFVNHRLMLVGTGHLEDNLKALAHQLGIADRVVFAGFYQNPAAFYKTADLFVLSSDYEGLPSVLIEALSYGLPVVSTDCPSGPREILIDGKYGRLVPVGNSSALAQAITETLMNPPEPEFPKQRAADFSAEKIAQQYLDLMFSNGY, from the coding sequence ATGAGCTTAATTACTTTACTATTGCCAGATCTACGTTGTGGCGGTGCTGAGCAAGTGTGCATTCAGCTAGCCAAAGAGTTTACTAACAAAGGATACTCAGTTGAATTTTTACTGTGTTCATTAAGGGGGGAGCTGCTCGAAACAGCTTCTAGTATCGCCTCAGTCCGATCTCTAAAAGTTTCACGCTTTCGCGAAGTTTTGCTGCCTCTTTCTAGATATATCAGCCTGCATCAACCAGACGTACTGTTGGCAAGTATGTGGCCGCTCACTTGTCTTGCTCCTCTTAGTAAAAGGATTTCACAATCTCGCACCAAGGTCATTATTTCCGAACACGTTACCTTAGAAAATCAATATAAAGACTGGGGTGTATTGACCTACACGGGACTGGGTCTTTCGACTGCCATTGGTTATCGACTTGCTGATCAGTGCATTGCAGTATCCCGTGGAGTGGCTCAAAGTATGAGTCAACTTGCTCATTTCCCTCTAGATCGGATTACCGTCATTTATAATTCTCGCCGTACCTTTCCAGAACCAACAGAGAGTGAGCTAGAACAAATAGAGCAACTATGGAATACTCCCAGAGGACATCGCATTGTAACGGTAGGTACCCTCAAAGAACAAAAGAATCATGCCTTGCTCCTGCAAGCATTTGCCCAATTACCCTTTGTGAATCATCGTTTAATGTTAGTTGGTACAGGTCATCTTGAAGATAATCTGAAAGCTTTAGCACACCAACTAGGCATTGCTGATCGCGTCGTCTTTGCCGGCTTTTACCAGAATCCAGCTGCATTTTACAAAACGGCAGATTTATTTGTTCTCTCCTCGGACTACGAAGGATTGCCTAGTGTTCTTATTGAGGCTTTGTCCTATGGTCTGCCAGTTGTTTCTACTGACTGTCCCAGCGGGCCTCGTGAAATTCTCATAGACGGCAAATATGGTAGGCTTGTTCCTGTAGGTAATTCTAGTGCCCTAGCTCAAGCAATCACTGAAACGCTGATGAATCCACCTGAACCTGAATTCCCTAAACAACGAGCAGCCGATTTTTCAGCTGAGAAGATAGCACAGCAGTACCTAGATTTAATGTTTTCCAATGGTTACTAA